In Macrobrachium nipponense isolate FS-2020 chromosome 36, ASM1510439v2, whole genome shotgun sequence, a genomic segment contains:
- the LOC135203450 gene encoding uncharacterized protein LOC135203450, with the protein MQNVRENRRNVIYLDETWVNQNYTVGKGGRLIIQHAGSAEGFIPNAELTFTAKYDGDYHRQMNHEVFEEWFRCQLLPNIPPTSIIVMDNAPYHSRKVDRLPTMSSKKAVITEWLISKGAKPTEKMLKGQLLEMVKVYSVKIKNTCVVEKIAAENGVEIIRLPPYHCQYNPIELIWGQVKSFIAKRNDLKMAKLSELTKEALDTVPHENWENAVRHAEQLQVEDAAKKDILIDKYIDSFIVSLDSSDEESSDEESS; encoded by the coding sequence atgcaaaacgtcAGGGAGAACAGACGAAATGTAATTTATCTGGATGAGACTTGGGTTAATCAAAATTACACTGTAGGAAAAGGTGGCCGACTTATAATTCAGCATGCAGGCTCTGCAGAGGGCTTCATTCCAAACGCTGAGCTCACATTTACTGCAAAGTATGACGGTGATTATCACCGTCAAATGAATCACGAAGTGTTTGAAGAATGGTTTCGTTGCCAGTTGCTCCCAAACATACCGCCAACTTCAATTATTGTGATGGATAATGCTCCATATCATTCAAGGAAAGTAGATAGACTACCAACGATGTCAAGCAAAAAGGCAGTCATTACAGAATGGCTCATCTCTAAAGGTGCGAAACCAACAGAGAAAATGTTGAAGGGTCAACTTTTAGAGATGGTAAAGGTGTACtccgttaaaataaaaaacacttgtgTCGTAGAAAAAATTGCAGCAGAAAATGGAGTTGAAATTATTCGGCTTCCTCCCTACCACTGCCAATACAACCCAATAGAACTAATTTGGGGCCAAGTGAAAAGTTTCATAGCGAAACGAAACGATTTAAAGATGGCAAAACTATCGGAACTTACTAAAGAAGCTCTGGATACTGTGCCACATGAAAATTGGGAAAATGCCGTAAGACATGCCGAGCAATTGCAAGTGGAAGATGCAGCAAAAAAAGATATcttgattgataaatatattgattcatttattgtaaGTCTTGACTCTTCTGATGAGGAATCTTCTGATGAGGAGTCCTCTTaa